The genomic stretch CAGCTCCGGCAGCGGCCGCATCGCCGCGGCGACCCGGGCGGACTACGCGGCCGGGGCGGTCGCCGTCCTCACCGCCGACCAGCCGGAGACCGGCGTCCTGGAGCTCGGCGGCGACGAGGCGTTCAGCCTCGCCGACCTCGCCGCGGTCGTCGCGGCGCAGACCGGCCGCGACGTCGTCTACCGGGACCTCTCCCCCGAGGAGCACCAGCGCACCCTGGTCGAGGCCGGCGTGCCCGAGGCCACCGCCGGGTTCGTCGTGGCGCTGGACCAGTCGATCGCGCAGGGTGCGCTGGACACCGGCAGCACCGACCTGCACCGGCTCATCGGCCGCGCCCCGACCACCCTGGAGCAGTACGCCCGCACGGTCCTGGGCAGCTGACCCGGCGGCGTCCCGCCGGACGGGCCTCAGCGGTCCTTCGGCGGGACGTCGTACTCCTTGCAGATCTCCAGCCAGACGGTGCGCACCGGCACGCCCGCCTCGATCGCCTCGGACGCCGTCCGACCGCCCAGCGCACCGAACGAGTGGTCGCGCACGACGCTCTGCGACCGCATCGAGCCGAACTGCTGCTCCATCCGGGACCAGAACTCCTGCAGACGCACGGCGAGCACGGTACCCGCCGGCAGCGCCCGGCCTACCCTGGGCGCATGGTCCCGAGCACCGGCTCCCCCACCTGGGACACCGTCCTGGAGATCGGGATCGTGTGCGCGCTGGTGGTCTGGCTGGTGCTCCTGTGGCGGAGCTACCGCAACCGGCGCTGAGCCGCCCACACCACCGCCAGCGGGACGACGAGCGCGGCGCTGACCGCCGCGACCAGCCCGAAGCCCCCACCGGCCAGCAGTGGCCCGCCGACCGCGCCGGCCAGCGCCGCCCCGAGCCCCATCAGCAGGTCGGTGGCGCCCTGCGCAGTCGGGCGCAGCTCGTCGGTCACCGACTCGGTGACCAGGGTCGAACCGGCCACGAGGCCGCACGACCAGCCGACCCCGAGCAGGAACAGGCCGACGCCGAGCTGCCAGGCGGCGCCCGGCGGGGCGGTGCCGGCGACGAGCGCGGCCACCAGCAGCAGCGCACCGCCGAGCCCCACCGTGGCCGTGCGGCCGAACCGGTCGGCCAGCCAGCCGACCACCGGGGAGAAGAGGTACATCCCGGCGACGTGCACGCTGATCACCAGGCCGATCACCCGGAGCGTGGGGCCGTGGTCGTGCGCGCCGCCCGCGCCCATGTGCACGGGGGTCATGACCATCAGCCCGACCATCACCGAGTGCGCCACGACGACGGCGGTGAGCCCGAGCCGCCCGTCCGGCGTCGCCCACACCGCGCGCACGGCGGCGGCCGCGCCGGTGCGGGGGCGGGCCCGGCGGCGGGTGCGGCGGGGGCGAGCCGACGGGCGAGCAGCAGCGGGTCGGGCCGCAGCAGCGCGAGCACCCCCAGGACGACGGCGAGGAAGGCCACGACCGGCAGCACGAAGGCCCCGCCCAGCGCCGGCAGCCCCAGGGCCCGGCCGAGGTCGTCGCCGGGGCCGGCCAGGTTCGGCCCGAGCACCGAGCCGATCGTGGTCGCCCACACCACCAGGGACAGCGCCCGGCCGCGGTGCGCCGGTTCGGCGAGGTCCGCGGCGGCGTACCGGGCCTGCAGCCCGCTGGTCGTGGCCGCCCCGAAGAGGAACAGCCCGGCCAACAGCAGGGCCAGCGACGAGAGTGCGGCGGCCGCGACGACGACCAGCGCGCCGAGCACCGCGACCGCGTAGCCCAGGGCGAGTCCGGCTCGCCGGCCGGCGCGGTCGCTGACCCGCGCCAGGGGCACGGCGATCAACGCCGCGCCCAGCACGCTCGCGGTCTGGCCCAGCCCGGCGGCGGCGTCGCTGCCGGCGACCTCGCGGGCGAGCAGGCCGCCGACGGTGATGCCGACGGTCACCCCCAGCCCGCCCAGGGCCACCCCCGCGGAGAGGACCCCGACGGTGCGGCGCTGCACGGCCGCACGGTCCGGGATCGTCGTCGGCAGGGTCACGGCGGGGAGTCTGCCGCAGTCACCACCCGAGACGGCGCGGGGAACACGCCGTTCAGGCCACCCGGTGGACCACGCGGCAGCGGTGGTGCGGCTTGACCACGCCGTTGAGGTACCGGCCGATGGAGTCGGACTCCAGCAGCGCCAGCGCCTCCTCCGGCGGGACGTCGAGGTAGTCGTAGACCCCGCCGCCGACGTACTCGATCTCCAGCACGCGGTGGTCGAGGTCGTACCCCACCGACCGGACGCTGGACGACTGCACGTGAGCCCGTCTCATCGGCCCTCCAGGGTCACACCGGTGTGGTTCCACCAGTGTGATCCCGAGGCGTCACGGGGACAAACCCGCTTGTCGACTCGTGGACCATCCGGGCAACCTCGGGCGATGCGCTCGTTCGAGGACCTGGTCGCCGAGGCCGAGGCGGCGCCGGTCGACGGCTGGGACTTCTCCTGGTTCGCCGGGCGGGCGACCGAGGAGCGCCCGGCCTGGGGCTACGCCCGACTGCTGATCGCGCGCCTGGCCGGTGCCGACACGGCACTGGACGTGCAGACCGGGGGCGGCGAGGTCTTCACCGAGTGCCTGGGGCGGGCCGCGCGACGCCCCGCCGTCGTCCTCGCCACCGAGGGCTGGGCACCGAACGCGGCGCTCGCCCGGGTGGCCCTGGCCCCGTTCGGCGGCCGGGTCCACGAGGTGGGCGAGCGCGACCCGCTCCCGCTCGCCGACTCCACGGTCGACCTCGTCAGCAGCCGCCACCCGGTCGCCCGCGGCTGGGACGAGCTCGCCCGGGTGCTGCGACCCGGCGGCACCTACCTGTCCCAGGGCGTGGGACGCGGGTCGAACCGGGAGCTGGCGGAGTTCCTGCTGGGCCCCCAGCCGGACGTCGGCCAGCCCACCCTGGCCGAGGAGGTGGCCGCCGCAACGGCCGCCGGGCTGCAGGTGGTCGACGCCCGGGAGCAGTCGACCCGGGTGGAGTTCACCGACGTCGGCGCCGTCGTCCACTTCCTGCGCAAGGTCGTCTGGACCGTGCCGGGCTTCTCCGTCGAGGAGCACCGGGCACGCCTGGCGTCGCTGCACGACCGGATCCGCCGGGACGGGAGCTTCGTCTGCCACTCGCACCGGCAGCTGATCGAGGCGAGGCGCCCCCGCTGAGGTCACCCGTTCGCGCGGGAGGACGGCGAACTGTCGTACCCGCGAGGAGACTGGAGACGTGTCGGCCCTCGAGCGCTTCTCCGCGCCCACCCAGGCGTGGTTCACCGGTGCCTTCGAGCAGCCGACCGCCGCGCAGGAGGGCGCCTGGACGGCGATCAGCAGCGGCGAGCACGCGCTGGTCGTCGCCCCCACCGGATCGGGCAAGACGCTCGCGGCGTTCCTGTGGTCGCTCGACCGACTGGCCGCCGCGCCCCCGCCCGAGGAGCCGCTGGCCCGCTGCCGGGTGCTCTACGTCTCCCCGCTCAAGGCGCTGGCCGTCGACGTCGAGCGCAACCTGCGCGCACCCCTGACCGGCATCGGCCAGGCCGCCGCCCGGCTGGGCCTGCCGCGCCCGGAGATCACCGTGGGTATCCGGTCCGGCGACACCCCGGCCGACGAGCGACGGCTGTTCGCCAAGCGACCGCCGGACATCCTGATCACCACGCCCGAGTCGCTGTTCCTGCTGCTCACCAGCCAGGCGCGGGAGGCGTTGCGCGGCGTGGAGACGGTGATCCTCGACGAGGTGCACGCGGTCTGCGGCAGCAAACGCGGCGCCCACCTGGCGGTCTCCCTCGACCGGCTCGACGAGCTGCTGGAGCGGCCGGCGCAGCGGATCGGGCTGTCGGCGACGGTGCGGCCGATCGAGGAGGTGTCGACCTTCCTCGCCGGCGGGCGCCCGGTGCAGGTGGTCGCGCCGCCGTCGCAGAAGCAGTGGGACCTGTCCGTCGTCGTCCCGGTCGAGGACATGAGCCAACTGGGTCAGCCGACCGGGGAGCTGGAGGGCTCGGCGGCGGGCAACCAGCCGCGGACGTCGATCTGGCCGGCGGTCGAGGAGCGGGTGCTCGACCTGATCGAGTCGCACCGCAGCACCATCGTCTTCGCCAACTCACGGCGGCTGGCCGAACGGCTGACCAGCCGGCTGAACGAGCTGGCCTACGAACGCGCCACCGGGGAGCCGCTGCCGCACGGCGCGAACCCGGCCGAGCTGATGGCGCAGGCCGGCTCTGGCGGTGGGCTGCCACCGGAGGTGAAGCCGGTCGCTTCGGCCCACCACGGCTCGGTCTCCCGCGAGCAGCGCGCGGTGGTCGAGGAGGCACTCAAGTCCGGGCAGCTGCCCGCGGTGGTCGCCACCTCCTCGCTGGAGCTGGGCATCGACATGGGCGCGGTCGACCTCGTCGTCCAGGTCGAGTCACCGCCGAACGTGGCGGCCGGGCTGCAGCGGGTGGGCCGGGCCGGCCACCAGGTGGGCGCGGTCAGCGAGGGCGTGATCTTCCCGAAGTTCCGCGGTGACCTCGTGCAGAGCGCCGTCGTCGCCGAGCGGATGCGCGCCGGCGCCATCGAGTCGACCCGCTACCTGCGCAACCCGCTCGACGTGCTGGCCCAGCAGATCGTGGCGATGGTCTCCGAGCGGCCGCGCACCGTCGACGAGGTCGCCGCGGTGCTGCGCCGCTCGGCCGCCTTCGCCTCGCTCCCGGAGTCCGCCCTGCACGCGGTGCTCGACATGCTGGCCGGCCGCTACCCCTCCGACGCCTTCGCCGAGCTGCGCCCCCGGCTCACCTGGGACCGGGTCACCGACACCCTCACCGCGCGCACCGGCGCCCAACGGCTGGCGGTCACCAGTGGCGGCACCATCCCCGACCGTGGGCTCTTCGGCGTCTTCCTGGTGTCCGGCGCCGGGGAGAAGGGCGGCCGCCGGGTCGGCGAGCTCGACGAGGAGATGGTCTACGAGTCGCGGGTGGGCGACGTCTTCCTGCTCGGCTCGTCGTCCTGGCGGATCGAGGAGATCACCCACGACCGGGTGCTGGTGAGCCCCGCGCCCGGGCTGCCCGGCAAGATGCCGTTCTGGCACGGCGACACCCTGGGGCGGCCGCTGGAGCTGGGCCGGGCCCTGGGCGCGTTCCTGCGCGAGGTGGGTTCGGCGACGCCCGAGGCCGGCGCGGAGCGGGCCCGGGCCGCAGGGCTGGACGAGTGGGGCGCGGCCAACCTGCTCGCCTACCTGGCCGAGCAGAAGCAGGCCACCGGGCACCTGCCCGACGACCGCACGATGCTGGTCGAGCGGTTCCGCGACGAGCTGGGTGACTGGCGGCTGGTCGTCCACTCCCCGTTCGGCGCGCAGGTCAACGCACCGTGGGCGCTGGTGCTCGCGGCCCGGCTGCGCGAGCGGTACGGCGTCGACGTCGCCTCGATGCACTCCGACGACGGCATCGTGCTGCGGCTGCCCGACACCACCGGTGAGGCGCCCGAGGCCGATCTCGCGATCCTCGACCCGGACGACGTCGAGCGGGAGGTCACCGCCGAGGTCGGCAACTCCGCGCTGTTCGCCAGCCGGTTCCGCGAGTGCGCGGCCCGTGCTCTGCTGCTGCCCAAGCGCGACCCGCGCAAGCGGACCCCGCTGTGGCAGCAGCGTCAGCGGGCGGCCCAGCTGCTCTCGGTGGCCAGCGAGTTCTCCTCGTTCCCGATCACGCTCGAGGCGGTGCGGGAGGTGCTGCAGGACGTCTACGACGTGCCCGGCCTGGTCGAGCTGATGAGCGACGTCCGGGCCCGCCGGGTGCGGGTCGTCGACGTGCAGACCCAGACGGCGTCCCCGTTCGCGCAGTCGCTGCTGTTCGGCTACGTGGGCCAGTTCATCTACGAGGGCGACGCCCCGCTGGCCGAACGCCGGGCACAGGCGCTGGCCCTGGACACCGGCCTGCTGGCCGAGCTGCTGGGCCGCTCCGAGCTGCGCGAGCTGCTCGACGGCGACGCGATGGGCGAGATCGAGTCCGAGCTTCAGCGGCTGCCGGCCGAGCGGCACCCCCGCGACGTCGACGGCGCCGCCGACCTGCTCCGGGTGGTCGGCGACCTCACCGTCGCCGAGGCCGCCGCCCGGGGGGTGCCGGCCGACTGGCTGACCGAGCTGGTCACCACCCGCCGGGCGCTCGTCGTGCGGATCGCCGGCGAGGAGCGCCACGTCGCCATCGAGGACGCCGGCCGGCTCCGCGACGCGCTCGGCACCGCCCTGCCGGTCGGCGTGCCCGAGGCGTTCACCGAACCGGTCGCCGACCCGCTCGGTGACCTCGTGGGCCGCTTCGCCCGCACGCACGGCCCGTTCGTGCCGGCCGACGTCGCCACCCGCCTGGGCCTGGGTGTCGCCGTCGTGACCGCGACGCTGCAGCGCCTGGTGGGCACCGGGCGGCTGGTGACCGGCGAGTTCCGGCCCGGCGGGACCGGTCAGGAGTGGTGCGACGCCGACGTGCTGCGCTCCGTCCGCCGGCGGTCGCTGGCCAAGCTGCGCCAGGAGGTCGAGCCGGTCCCGATCGACACCCTGGCCCGCTTCACCCCGTCCTGGCAGTCGGTCGGCGGGCGGCTGCGCGGTGTCGACGGCGTGCTGGCCGTGGTCGAGCAGCTGGCCGGTGCCCTGGTGCCGGCGTCGGCGCTGGAGTCGCTGGTGCTGCCGTCCCGGGTGCGCGACTACTCCCCCGCCCTGCTCGACGAGCTGACCAGCGCCGGTGAGGTGCTGTGGGCCGGCGCCGGTGGGCTGTCCGGTGGCGACGGCTGGGTCACCCTGGTGCCCGCCGACCTCGCACCGCTGCTGCTCCCCGAACCGCCCGGCGCTGCCTCGGTGGAGGGCGGCTACGGCGCGGCCCTGCTCGACGAGCTCGCCGGCGGGCAGGCGCTGTTCTTCCGCTCGCTGTCCGACCGGGTCGGAGCGACCGACGATCCGGCGCTGGCCGAGGAGATCTGGGACCTGGTCTGGGCCGGCGCCCTCACCAACGACACCCTGGCGCCGCTGCGCACCCGGCTGTCCGGCGGCGGTACCCACAAGCGGCAGCCGGCGGCACCCCGGGCCCGGTTGGACCGCACCCGGCACGGGCGCACCCGGCTGGGCCGCCCGGCGATGCCCAGCCGCACCGGGCCGCCGTCGATGGCCGGCCGCTGGTCGCGGCTGCCCGAGCTGGAGGACAACGCCACGAAGCGCACCACCGCGCGGGCCGAGGCGCTGCTGGAACGGCACGGCGTGCTGACCCGCGGTGCGGTGCAGGCCGAGCAGGTGGCCGGCGGGTTCTCCGCCGTCTACCCCGTGCT from Modestobacter roseus encodes the following:
- a CDS encoding DUF3046 domain-containing protein, with the protein product MRLQEFWSRMEQQFGSMRSQSVVRDHSFGALGGRTASEAIEAGVPVRTVWLEICKEYDVPPKDR
- a CDS encoding MFS transporter, translating into MAHSVMVGLMVMTPVHMGAGGAHDHGPTLRVIGLVISVHVAGMYLFSPVVGWLADRFGRTATVGLGGALLLVAALVAGTAPPGAAWQLGVGLFLLGVGWSCGLVAGSTLVTESVTDELRPTAQGATDLLMGLGAALAGAVGGPLLAGGGFGLVAAVSAALVVPLAVVWAAQRRLR
- a CDS encoding MFS transporter, which translates into the protein MTLPTTIPDRAAVQRRTVGVLSAGVALGGLGVTVGITVGGLLAREVAGSDAAAGLGQTASVLGAALIAVPLARVSDRAGRRAGLALGYAVAVLGALVVVAAAALSSLALLLAGLFLFGAATTSGLQARYAAADLAEPAHRGRALSLVVWATTIGSVLGPNLAGPGDDLGRALGLPALGGAFVLPVVAFLAVVLGVLALLRPDPLLLARRLAPAAPAAGPAPAPARPPPCARCGRRRTGGSGSPPSSWRTR
- a CDS encoding KTSC domain-containing protein, producing MRRAHVQSSSVRSVGYDLDHRVLEIEYVGGGVYDYLDVPPEEALALLESDSIGRYLNGVVKPHHRCRVVHRVA
- a CDS encoding class I SAM-dependent methyltransferase — protein: MRSFEDLVAEAEAAPVDGWDFSWFAGRATEERPAWGYARLLIARLAGADTALDVQTGGGEVFTECLGRAARRPAVVLATEGWAPNAALARVALAPFGGRVHEVGERDPLPLADSTVDLVSSRHPVARGWDELARVLRPGGTYLSQGVGRGSNRELAEFLLGPQPDVGQPTLAEEVAAATAAGLQVVDAREQSTRVEFTDVGAVVHFLRKVVWTVPGFSVEEHRARLASLHDRIRRDGSFVCHSHRQLIEARRPR
- a CDS encoding ATP-dependent helicase, translated to MSALERFSAPTQAWFTGAFEQPTAAQEGAWTAISSGEHALVVAPTGSGKTLAAFLWSLDRLAAAPPPEEPLARCRVLYVSPLKALAVDVERNLRAPLTGIGQAAARLGLPRPEITVGIRSGDTPADERRLFAKRPPDILITTPESLFLLLTSQAREALRGVETVILDEVHAVCGSKRGAHLAVSLDRLDELLERPAQRIGLSATVRPIEEVSTFLAGGRPVQVVAPPSQKQWDLSVVVPVEDMSQLGQPTGELEGSAAGNQPRTSIWPAVEERVLDLIESHRSTIVFANSRRLAERLTSRLNELAYERATGEPLPHGANPAELMAQAGSGGGLPPEVKPVASAHHGSVSREQRAVVEEALKSGQLPAVVATSSLELGIDMGAVDLVVQVESPPNVAAGLQRVGRAGHQVGAVSEGVIFPKFRGDLVQSAVVAERMRAGAIESTRYLRNPLDVLAQQIVAMVSERPRTVDEVAAVLRRSAAFASLPESALHAVLDMLAGRYPSDAFAELRPRLTWDRVTDTLTARTGAQRLAVTSGGTIPDRGLFGVFLVSGAGEKGGRRVGELDEEMVYESRVGDVFLLGSSSWRIEEITHDRVLVSPAPGLPGKMPFWHGDTLGRPLELGRALGAFLREVGSATPEAGAERARAAGLDEWGAANLLAYLAEQKQATGHLPDDRTMLVERFRDELGDWRLVVHSPFGAQVNAPWALVLAARLRERYGVDVASMHSDDGIVLRLPDTTGEAPEADLAILDPDDVEREVTAEVGNSALFASRFRECAARALLLPKRDPRKRTPLWQQRQRAAQLLSVASEFSSFPITLEAVREVLQDVYDVPGLVELMSDVRARRVRVVDVQTQTASPFAQSLLFGYVGQFIYEGDAPLAERRAQALALDTGLLAELLGRSELRELLDGDAMGEIESELQRLPAERHPRDVDGAADLLRVVGDLTVAEAAARGVPADWLTELVTTRRALVVRIAGEERHVAIEDAGRLRDALGTALPVGVPEAFTEPVADPLGDLVGRFARTHGPFVPADVATRLGLGVAVVTATLQRLVGTGRLVTGEFRPGGTGQEWCDADVLRSVRRRSLAKLRQEVEPVPIDTLARFTPSWQSVGGRLRGVDGVLAVVEQLAGALVPASALESLVLPSRVRDYSPALLDELTSAGEVLWAGAGGLSGGDGWVTLVPADLAPLLLPEPPGAASVEGGYGAALLDELAGGQALFFRSLSDRVGATDDPALAEEIWDLVWAGALTNDTLAPLRTRLSGGGTHKRQPAAPRARLDRTRHGRTRLGRPAMPSRTGPPSMAGRWSRLPELEDNATKRTTARAEALLERHGVLTRGAVQAEQVAGGFSAVYPVLRAFEENGRARRGYFVETLGAAQFGTPGSIDRVRSFASPDRVPAGPVVLAATDPANVYGAALPWPERAVAAGDGDAVDLGEGTATKKSGHRAGRKAGALVVLVDGELVLYVERGGKTLLSWTDEETVLKEAATALSGAVASGALGRMVVQKADGASVHESGPLTAALQAAGFAATPRGLRLRA